The Brienomyrus brachyistius isolate T26 unplaced genomic scaffold, BBRACH_0.4 scaffold295, whole genome shotgun sequence genome has a window encoding:
- the LOC125728539 gene encoding homeobox protein Meis1-like, whose protein sequence is MAQRYEDLSHYGMDGVGIASTMYGDPHAARPMQAVHLNHGPPLHAHQYPHTAHNAIPPGMGPSVNDALKRDKDSIYGHPLFPLLALIFEKCELATCTPREPGVAGGDVCSSESFNEDIAVFAKQIRAEKPLFSSNPELDNLMIQAIQVLRFHLLELEKVHELCDNFCHRYISCLKGKMPIDLVIDDREGGSKSDSEDITRSSGNLDQTSWNRDHDDTASIRSGGTPGPSSGGHTSHSGDNSSEQGKEPCSARGN, encoded by the exons ATGGCGCAAAGG tatgaAGATTTATCCCATTATGGTATGGACGGCGTAGGAATCGCCAGCACGATGTATGGGGATCCTCACGCTGCCAGACCCATGCAGGCTGTTCATCTGAATCACGGTCCCCCGCTGCACGCGCACCAGTACCCGCACACTGCTCACAACGCCATACCGCCCGGTATGGGCCCTTCCGTCAACGATGCATTAAAAAGAGATAAAGATTCAATTTACGG GCACCCTCTCTTCCCTCTGCTAGCACTGATTTTTGAGAAATGTGAATTAGCGACTTGCACACCGAGAGAGCCCGGGGTTGCGGGAGGTGACGTTTGCTCATCCGAGTCTTTCAATGAAGATATAGCCGTATTTGCTAAACAG ATTCGAGCAGAAAAACCCCTATTTTCATCAAATCCGGAACTGGACAATTTG ATGATTCAAGCAATCCAAGTATTGCGGTTCCATCTGCTGGAGTTGGAGAAG GTACACGAACTCTGTGACAATTTCTGTCACCGGTATATCAGCTGTTTGAAGGGCAAGATGCCAATCGACTTGGTTATAGATGACAGGGAAGGTGGATCCAAATCAGACAGTGAAGATATCACGAGGTCATCGGGAAACCTCGATCAG ACCTCGTGGAACAGAGACCATGACGACACAGCGTCCATACGTTCAGGAGGCACGCCGGGTCCCTCCAGCGGAGGACACACGTCTCACAGCGGGGACAACAGCAGCGAGCAAGGTAAGGAGCCATGCTCTGCCAGGGGGAACTGA